In Paraburkholderia bryophila, a single genomic region encodes these proteins:
- the dut gene encoding dUTP diphosphatase, with protein sequence MKLDLKILDARMRDQLPAYATTGSAGLDLRACLDEPLTLEPGQTALVPTGLAIHVGDPGYAALILPRSGLGHKHGIVLGNLVGLIDSDYQGQLMISTWNRGETTFVLNPMERLAQLVIVPVVQAEFNIVDDFETSDRGAGGFGSTGKH encoded by the coding sequence ATGAAACTCGACCTCAAGATTCTCGATGCGCGCATGCGCGACCAACTCCCGGCCTACGCCACGACCGGCAGCGCCGGCCTCGATCTGCGCGCGTGCCTCGACGAACCGCTGACGCTCGAACCCGGCCAGACGGCGCTGGTGCCGACCGGGCTGGCGATTCACGTCGGCGATCCGGGTTATGCGGCGTTGATTTTGCCGCGCTCGGGCTTGGGACATAAGCACGGCATCGTGCTGGGCAATCTGGTCGGCCTGATCGATTCGGATTACCAAGGTCAGTTGATGATCTCGACGTGGAATCGCGGCGAGACCACGTTCGTGCTGAATCCGATGGAACGCCTCGCACAACTCGTGATCGTGCCGGTCGTGCAAGCCGAGTTCAATATCGTCGACGACTTCGAGACGAGCGATCGCGGTGCGGGTGGGTTCGGTAGCACGGGCAAGCATTGA
- the icd gene encoding NADP-dependent isocitrate dehydrogenase, translating to MPYQHIKVPTDGDKITVNADFSLNVSDQPIIPFIEGDGTGLDITPVMIKVVDAAVEKAYAGKKKIHWMEIYAGEKSTKVYGPDVWLPEETLQVLKEYVVSIKGPLTTPVGGGIRSLNVALRQELDLYVCLRPVQYFKGVPSPVREPEKTNMVIFRENSEDIYAGIEWAAESEQAKKVIKFLQEEMGVKKIRFPNTSGIGIKPVSREGTERLVRKAIQYALDNDRRSVTLVHKGNIMKFTEGAFRDYGYGLAQKEFAAELIDGGPWMKIKNPKTGSDIVVKDVIADAFLQQILLRPAEYDVIATLNLNGDYVSDALAAQVGGIGIAPGANMSDSVAMFEATHGTAPKYAGKDYVNPGSEILSAEMMLRHLGWFEAAELIIKSMEKSILQKRVTYDFARLMEGATQVSCSGFGQVLIENM from the coding sequence ATGCCGTATCAGCACATCAAGGTCCCCACCGACGGTGACAAAATCACCGTCAACGCCGATTTCTCGCTCAACGTTTCCGACCAGCCGATCATTCCGTTTATCGAAGGCGACGGCACGGGTCTCGACATCACGCCGGTGATGATCAAGGTGGTGGATGCCGCGGTAGAAAAAGCGTACGCAGGCAAGAAGAAAATCCACTGGATGGAAATCTATGCCGGCGAGAAGTCGACCAAGGTGTACGGTCCGGACGTGTGGCTGCCGGAAGAAACGCTGCAGGTGCTCAAGGAATACGTCGTGTCGATCAAGGGGCCGCTCACCACGCCGGTCGGCGGCGGCATCCGTTCGCTGAACGTCGCGTTGCGTCAGGAGCTGGATCTGTATGTGTGCCTGCGGCCGGTGCAGTATTTCAAGGGCGTGCCTTCGCCGGTGCGCGAGCCTGAGAAGACCAACATGGTGATCTTCCGCGAGAACTCGGAAGACATCTACGCCGGTATCGAGTGGGCCGCCGAGTCGGAGCAGGCGAAGAAGGTCATCAAGTTCCTGCAGGAAGAGATGGGCGTGAAGAAGATCCGCTTCCCGAACACGTCGGGGATCGGTATCAAGCCGGTGTCGCGCGAAGGCACCGAGCGCCTGGTGCGCAAGGCAATCCAGTACGCGCTCGACAACGACCGCCGCTCGGTCACGCTGGTGCACAAGGGCAACATCATGAAGTTCACCGAAGGCGCGTTCCGCGACTACGGTTATGGACTGGCGCAGAAAGAGTTCGCCGCGGAACTGATCGACGGCGGCCCGTGGATGAAGATCAAGAATCCGAAGACGGGTAGCGATATCGTCGTTAAAGATGTGATCGCGGATGCGTTCCTGCAGCAGATCCTGTTGCGTCCAGCCGAATACGACGTGATCGCCACGCTGAATCTGAACGGCGACTACGTGTCGGATGCGTTGGCCGCGCAAGTCGGCGGGATCGGTATCGCGCCGGGCGCGAATATGTCGGATTCGGTCGCGATGTTCGAAGCCACGCACGGCACCGCGCCGAAGTACGCGGGCAAGGACTACGTGAATCCGGGTTCGGAAATTCTCTCGGCAGAAATGATGTTGCGCCACCTCGGCTGGTTCGAGGCGGCGGAACTGATCATCAAGTCGATGGAAAAATCCATTCTGCAAAAACGCGTCACCTACGACTTCGCGCGCTTGATGGAAGGCGCGACGCAGGTGTCGTGTTCGGGTTTCGGTCAGGTGCTGATCGAGAATATGTAA
- the coaBC gene encoding bifunctional phosphopantothenoylcysteine decarboxylase/phosphopantothenate--cysteine ligase CoaBC: MATAELAGKHLVLGMTGGIACYKIAELTRLLTKAGATVQVVMTEAATQFITPVTMQALSGRPVYTSQWDARMANNMAHIDLSREADAIVIAPASTDFLAKLAHGMADDLLSTLCVARDCPLLVVPAMNRQMWQNPATQRNVAQLRADGVQVLGPDSGPQACGEIGDGRMLEAAATYEAIASFFSPKILAGRRVLLTAGPTFEPLDPVRGITNRSSGKMGFALARAAQQAGAEVHLVAGPVALETPWGVFREDVQTAQQMHDAVMRSVAEADIFIGVAAVADWRADHASEHKIKKTAERTLPTFTFIENPDILATVAKLPHPPFAVGFAAESGDLEVHGEEKRARKNVPLLIGNLGPLTFGLDDNEVILFEASGATKLPRADKQTLARTLIAEIAKRLADSSLIR; encoded by the coding sequence TTGGCAACCGCAGAACTTGCAGGAAAACATCTCGTCCTCGGCATGACGGGCGGCATTGCCTGCTACAAGATCGCCGAACTCACGCGTCTGCTGACCAAGGCCGGTGCGACCGTGCAGGTCGTCATGACCGAAGCGGCCACACAGTTCATCACGCCCGTCACCATGCAGGCGCTCTCGGGCCGTCCGGTCTACACGAGCCAGTGGGACGCGCGTATGGCGAACAACATGGCGCACATCGATCTGTCGCGTGAAGCGGATGCGATCGTGATCGCGCCCGCCTCCACCGACTTCCTCGCCAAGCTCGCACACGGCATGGCCGACGACCTGCTGTCCACGCTGTGCGTGGCGCGCGATTGTCCGCTGCTGGTCGTACCGGCGATGAACCGGCAGATGTGGCAGAACCCGGCCACGCAGCGCAACGTCGCGCAACTGCGCGCGGACGGTGTGCAGGTGCTGGGCCCCGACTCCGGCCCCCAGGCGTGCGGCGAAATCGGCGACGGGCGCATGCTCGAAGCGGCCGCCACGTATGAAGCGATCGCCTCGTTTTTCTCGCCCAAGATTCTGGCCGGCCGGCGCGTGTTGCTGACTGCCGGACCGACCTTCGAACCGCTCGATCCGGTGCGCGGCATCACCAACCGGTCGAGCGGCAAGATGGGTTTCGCGCTGGCGCGCGCCGCGCAACAGGCCGGCGCCGAGGTGCATCTGGTGGCCGGCCCCGTCGCGCTGGAAACGCCGTGGGGCGTGTTCCGCGAAGACGTGCAAACCGCGCAGCAAATGCACGATGCGGTGATGCGCTCGGTCGCGGAGGCCGACATCTTTATCGGCGTGGCCGCCGTGGCCGACTGGCGCGCCGATCACGCCAGCGAGCACAAGATCAAGAAGACCGCCGAGCGCACACTGCCTACCTTCACGTTCATCGAGAATCCGGACATTCTGGCCACGGTTGCGAAGCTGCCGCATCCGCCGTTCGCGGTCGGCTTCGCGGCGGAAAGCGGCGACCTCGAAGTGCATGGCGAAGAAAAGCGCGCGCGCAAGAATGTGCCGCTGCTGATCGGCAATCTCGGCCCGCTGACTTTCGGTCTCGACGACAATGAAGTGATCCTGTTCGAAGCCAGCGGCGCCACCAAGCTGCCGCGCGCCGACAAGCAGACGCTCGCGCGCACGCTGATCGCGGAGATCGCGAAGCGCTTGGCCGATTCAAGTCTGATTCGCTGA
- the clpS gene encoding ATP-dependent Clp protease adapter ClpS: MAIIPDKQDGTVLERQEKKLKPPSMYKVVLLNDDFTPMEFVVMVVQEYFNKDRETATQVMLKVHREGRGVCGVYTRDIASTKVEQVVTHARQAGHPLQCVMEEA, translated from the coding sequence ATGGCGATTATCCCGGACAAGCAGGACGGCACCGTACTGGAGCGGCAGGAGAAGAAACTCAAGCCGCCGTCCATGTACAAAGTGGTGCTGCTGAATGATGACTTCACGCCAATGGAATTTGTCGTGATGGTCGTGCAGGAATACTTCAATAAAGATCGTGAAACCGCAACACAGGTTATGTTGAAGGTGCATCGCGAAGGCAGGGGAGTTTGTGGGGTCTATACGCGGGACATCGCGTCGACCAAAGTCGAGCAAGTCGTTACCCACGCACGGCAGGCCGGGCATCCGCTGCAGTGTGTGATGGAGGAAGCATGA
- the lspA gene encoding signal peptidase II, protein MARTLSKASSGHSSLAPWLGVALIVILFDQLTKIAIQKVFAYGVPHEITPFFNLILVYNRGAAFSFLAMAGGWQRWAFTALGVIAALVICYLLKRHGGQKMFCTALSLILGGALGNVIDRLAYGHVIDFLDFHVRTWHWPAFNLADSAITVGAILLVLDELRRVRGASR, encoded by the coding sequence ATGGCACGAACCCTGTCCAAAGCATCGAGCGGCCATAGTTCGCTGGCGCCCTGGCTGGGCGTCGCGCTGATCGTGATCCTGTTCGATCAGCTGACCAAGATCGCGATCCAGAAGGTGTTCGCGTACGGTGTCCCGCATGAGATCACGCCGTTTTTCAACCTGATCCTCGTGTACAACCGCGGCGCGGCGTTCAGCTTCCTCGCCATGGCCGGCGGCTGGCAACGTTGGGCCTTCACCGCGCTCGGCGTGATCGCGGCGCTCGTGATCTGCTATCTGCTCAAGCGCCACGGCGGGCAGAAGATGTTCTGCACGGCGCTCTCGCTGATTCTCGGTGGCGCGCTCGGCAATGTGATCGACCGGCTCGCGTACGGCCACGTGATCGACTTCCTCGATTTTCACGTGCGCACGTGGCACTGGCCGGCATTCAACCTCGCCGACAGCGCGATTACCGTCGGCGCGATCCTGCTGGTGCTCGACGAGTTGCGGCGCGTCCGCGGCGCGTCACGCTAA
- a CDS encoding cold-shock protein, translating to MANGTVKWFNDAKGFGFITPDEGGEDLFAHFSAIQMNGFKTLKEGQKVTFEVVQGPKGKQASNIQAPA from the coding sequence ATGGCAAACGGTACGGTCAAATGGTTCAATGACGCAAAAGGTTTCGGATTCATCACGCCTGACGAAGGTGGTGAGGATCTGTTTGCACACTTCTCGGCCATCCAGATGAATGGATTCAAAACCCTCAAGGAAGGCCAAAAGGTGACCTTCGAGGTCGTGCAAGGCCCGAAAGGCAAACAGGCATCGAACATCCAGGCACCTGCCTGA
- the ileS gene encoding isoleucine--tRNA ligase produces MSNKKADSKPQSRYPVNLLDTPFPMRGDLPKREPQWVKEWQEGKIYEKIRAASKGRKKFILHDGPPYANGDIHLGHAVNKILKDMIVKARNLAGFDAVYVPGWDCHGMPIEIQIEKQFGKSLPAAEVMQKARAYATEQIEKQKIGFRRLGVLGDWDNPYKTMNFTNEAGEIRALAKILEKGYVFRGLKPVNWCFDCGSALAEAEVEYADKNDPTIDVLFSFAEPEKTAHAFGLNALPREEGGIVIWTTTPWTIPANQALNLHPEIVYALVDTPRGLLILAEERVEACLKQYGLEGTIVATAPGAKLVNLRFNHPLAAAHPAYKRTAPVYLGDYVTTETGTGVVHSSPAYGVEDFVSCKAHGMADSDIISPVMGDGRYIESLALFGGLSIWAANPQIVEALQTAGSLLRTEKYTHSYMHCWRHKTPIIYRATSQWFAGMDVKPNDSDKTLRETALEGIENTAFYPAWGKQRLFSMIANRPDWTLSRQRQWGVPMAFFVHKETGELHPRTVELLEEVAQRVEKAGIEAWQTLDPRELLGDEANLYEKNRDTLDVWFDSGTTHWHVLRGSHKDELQFPADLYLEGSDQHRGWFHSSLLTASMLDGRPPYNALLTHGFTVDGEGRKMSKSLGNGIDPHEVANRLGAEIIRLWIASTDYSGELAISEEILKRVTESYRRIRNTLRFLLANLSDFDFAQHARPVEDWLEIDRYAVALSANLQNDILTHYDKYEFHPVVAKLQTFCSEDLGGFYLDVLKDRLYTTAADSVARRSAQTALYHIAHGLLRLMAPFMSFTAEEAWKVFQPNSETIFTETYHAFPAVPQAGELLDKWTLLRAARGDVTKALEEARGANLIGSSLQAEVEIRASGARYDVLASLGEDLKFVLITSAANVVKVASEAEEGVEVIASKYLKCERCWHYREDVGAHADHPTLCGRCFSNLFGDGETRSAA; encoded by the coding sequence ATGAGCAACAAGAAAGCCGATTCGAAACCGCAGTCACGCTATCCGGTCAACCTGCTCGACACGCCGTTCCCGATGCGCGGCGACCTGCCCAAGCGCGAGCCGCAATGGGTCAAGGAATGGCAGGAAGGCAAGATCTACGAAAAGATCCGCGCCGCCAGCAAGGGCCGCAAGAAGTTCATCCTGCACGACGGGCCGCCGTATGCGAACGGCGACATCCACCTCGGTCACGCGGTGAACAAGATCCTCAAGGACATGATCGTCAAGGCGCGCAATCTGGCAGGCTTCGACGCGGTCTACGTGCCGGGCTGGGACTGTCACGGCATGCCGATCGAAATCCAGATCGAAAAGCAGTTCGGCAAATCGCTGCCGGCCGCTGAAGTGATGCAGAAGGCGCGCGCCTACGCGACCGAACAGATCGAGAAGCAGAAGATCGGCTTCCGTCGTCTGGGCGTGCTCGGCGACTGGGACAATCCGTACAAGACCATGAACTTCACGAACGAAGCCGGCGAAATCCGCGCGCTCGCGAAGATCCTCGAAAAAGGCTACGTGTTCCGTGGTCTGAAGCCGGTCAACTGGTGTTTCGACTGCGGCTCGGCGCTGGCTGAAGCGGAAGTCGAATACGCGGACAAGAACGATCCGACCATCGACGTGCTGTTCAGCTTCGCCGAACCGGAAAAGACCGCGCACGCCTTCGGCTTGAACGCACTGCCGCGCGAAGAAGGCGGCATCGTGATCTGGACCACCACGCCGTGGACCATCCCCGCCAACCAGGCGCTGAACCTGCATCCGGAAATCGTCTACGCGCTGGTGGATACGCCGCGCGGTCTGCTGATCCTCGCGGAAGAGCGCGTTGAAGCGTGCCTGAAGCAATACGGTCTGGAAGGCACGATCGTCGCCACGGCGCCGGGCGCGAAGCTCGTCAACCTGCGCTTCAATCACCCGCTCGCGGCCGCGCATCCGGCTTACAAGCGCACCGCGCCGGTCTATCTCGGCGACTACGTGACGACCGAAACCGGTACGGGTGTCGTGCACTCGTCGCCGGCATATGGTGTGGAAGACTTCGTGTCGTGCAAGGCGCACGGCATGGCCGATTCCGACATCATCAGCCCGGTGATGGGCGACGGCCGCTACATCGAATCGCTCGCGCTGTTCGGCGGCCTGTCGATCTGGGCAGCCAATCCGCAAATCGTCGAGGCCCTGCAAACGGCCGGCTCGCTGCTGCGTACCGAGAAGTACACGCACAGCTACATGCATTGCTGGCGCCACAAGACGCCGATCATCTACCGCGCTACCTCGCAATGGTTCGCCGGTATGGACGTGAAGCCGAACGACAGCGACAAGACGCTGCGTGAAACCGCGCTGGAAGGCATCGAAAACACCGCGTTCTATCCGGCGTGGGGGAAGCAGCGTCTGTTCAGCATGATCGCCAACCGCCCGGACTGGACGCTGTCGCGTCAACGCCAATGGGGCGTGCCGATGGCGTTCTTCGTGCACAAGGAAACCGGCGAGCTGCATCCGCGCACGGTGGAACTGCTCGAAGAAGTCGCGCAACGCGTTGAGAAGGCCGGTATCGAAGCGTGGCAAACGCTCGACCCGCGCGAACTGCTCGGCGACGAAGCCAACCTGTACGAAAAGAACCGCGACACGCTGGACGTCTGGTTCGATTCCGGCACCACGCACTGGCATGTGCTGCGCGGCTCGCATAAAGACGAACTGCAATTCCCGGCCGATCTGTATCTGGAAGGCTCAGATCAACACCGCGGCTGGTTCCATTCGTCGCTGCTGACCGCCTCGATGCTCGACGGCCGTCCGCCGTACAACGCGCTGCTGACCCACGGCTTCACCGTCGACGGCGAAGGCCGCAAGATGAGCAAGTCGCTCGGCAACGGGATCGACCCGCATGAAGTGGCCAACCGCCTCGGCGCGGAAATCATCCGCCTGTGGATCGCGTCGACCGACTACTCGGGCGAACTGGCGATATCGGAAGAAATCCTGAAGCGCGTCACGGAAAGCTATCGCCGGATCCGCAACACGCTGCGCTTCCTGCTCGCGAACCTGTCGGACTTCGATTTCGCGCAGCACGCGCGTCCGGTCGAAGACTGGCTCGAGATCGATCGCTACGCGGTCGCGCTGTCGGCGAATCTGCAGAACGACATCCTCACGCACTACGACAAGTACGAGTTTCATCCGGTGGTCGCCAAGCTACAGACGTTCTGCTCGGAAGACCTCGGCGGCTTCTACCTCGACGTGCTGAAGGATCGCCTGTACACCACCGCGGCGGATTCGGTCGCGCGCCGTTCGGCACAGACCGCGCTGTATCACATCGCACACGGCCTGCTGCGCCTGATGGCGCCGTTCATGTCGTTCACCGCCGAAGAAGCGTGGAAGGTGTTCCAGCCGAATAGCGAAACCATCTTCACCGAGACGTATCACGCGTTCCCGGCCGTGCCGCAAGCGGGCGAACTGCTCGACAAGTGGACGCTGCTGCGCGCCGCGCGCGGCGACGTGACGAAGGCGCTGGAAGAAGCCCGCGGCGCGAACCTGATCGGTTCGTCGCTGCAGGCGGAAGTCGAAATCCGCGCGAGCGGCGCGCGTTACGACGTGCTCGCGAGCCTCGGCGAAGACTTGAAGTTCGTGCTGATCACGTCGGCGGCGAATGTCGTGAAGGTCGCGAGCGAAGCGGAAGAAGGCGTCGAAGTGATCGCGTCGAAGTATCTGAAATGCGAGCGCTGCTGGCACTACCGCGAGGACGTCGGCGCGCACGCCGATCACCCCACGCTGTGCGGCCGCTGCTTCAGCAATCTGTTCGGCGACGGTGAAACGAGGAGCGCGGCATAA
- a CDS encoding LLM class flavin-dependent oxidoreductase, with protein MTLLSVLDQTPVIAGHSVADAIAATVELAQLADDLGYTRYWCAEHHGLRGVSNPCPEVVLARLGSVTKRIRLGSGGVMLPYYSPFKVAEQFMMLEALFPNRIDLGVGRAPGGDMRTAQAVAAGDYNRGDIFPQQVADLVGLMHGTLPDDHVAHGVLLQPQIETRPQLWMLGSSEFGGLLAAQLGIRFAFAHFINAHFGHQVALAYRERFKASREAQQAYLAAAVFVICADTEQEAADLEKAVDLRRVQMAYGLNEPIPSIEQGVAQEYGEREQLVIARERPRSIVGTPEIVTERLHALQEQFQADELIVLTVAGSYRARRRSYELLADAFQLAH; from the coding sequence ATGACGCTACTATCCGTGCTCGATCAAACGCCCGTGATCGCCGGGCACTCGGTGGCGGACGCAATCGCCGCCACCGTCGAACTCGCGCAACTCGCCGACGACCTCGGCTACACGCGCTACTGGTGCGCCGAACACCATGGCTTGCGCGGCGTATCGAATCCTTGCCCGGAAGTGGTGCTGGCGCGCCTCGGCAGTGTGACCAAGCGCATTCGCCTCGGCTCCGGCGGGGTGATGCTGCCTTACTACAGTCCGTTCAAAGTCGCCGAGCAATTCATGATGCTCGAGGCGCTGTTTCCAAATCGGATCGACCTCGGCGTAGGACGCGCGCCGGGCGGCGACATGCGCACCGCGCAAGCGGTCGCGGCCGGCGACTACAACCGCGGCGATATTTTCCCGCAGCAGGTCGCGGATCTGGTCGGGCTGATGCACGGCACGCTGCCCGACGATCACGTCGCACACGGCGTGCTGCTGCAGCCCCAGATCGAGACGCGCCCGCAACTGTGGATGCTCGGCTCGAGCGAATTCGGCGGCTTGCTCGCTGCGCAACTCGGCATTCGCTTCGCGTTCGCGCATTTCATCAACGCTCATTTCGGGCATCAGGTGGCGCTGGCCTATCGTGAGCGCTTCAAGGCCAGTCGGGAAGCGCAGCAGGCTTATCTCGCTGCGGCAGTTTTCGTGATCTGCGCGGACACCGAACAGGAAGCCGCCGATCTGGAAAAAGCCGTCGATCTGCGCCGCGTGCAAATGGCGTACGGCCTGAACGAACCCATTCCGTCGATCGAACAAGGCGTCGCGCAGGAGTACGGCGAGCGCGAGCAACTGGTGATCGCGCGGGAACGGCCGCGCAGCATTGTCGGTACGCCGGAGATCGTCACTGAACGCCTGCATGCGCTGCAGGAGCAGTTCCAGGCCGATGAGCTGATCGTGCTGACCGTGGCGGGCAGCTATCGCGCCCGCCGGCGCTCTTATGAACTCCTTGCCGATGCGTTCCAATTGGCGCATTGA
- the clpA gene encoding ATP-dependent Clp protease ATP-binding subunit ClpA, which translates to MIAQELEVSLHMAFMEARQARHEFITVEHLLLALLDNPTAAEVLRACAANIEDLRQNLRNFIHDNTPTVPGTDDVDTQPTLGFQRVIQRAIMHVQSTSNGKKEVTGANVLVAIFGEKDSHAVYYLQQQGVTRLDVVNFISHGIAKTSSTDAAKASDANAESDEAAAQKETPLAQFTANLNQMAKDGRIDPLIGRESEVERVVQVLCRRRKNNPLLVGEAGVGKTAIAEGLAWRITRGEVPDILADAQVYSLDMGALLAGTKYRGDFEQRLKTVLKELKERPHAILFIDEIHTLIGAGAASGGTLDASNLLKPALSSGTLKCIGATTFTEYRGIFEKDAALSRRFQKVDVTEPTVEQTVAILRGLKSRFEEHHGVKYSSGALSAAAELSARFITDRHLPDKAIDVIDEAGAAQRILPKSKQKKTIGKNEIEEIISKIARVPPQSVSQDDRSKLQTLDRDLKSVVFGQDPAIDALSAAIKMARAGLGKLDKPIGAFLFSGPTGVGKTEVAKQLAFTLGIELIRFDMSEYMERHAVSRLIGAPPGYVGFDQGGLLTEAVTKKPHCVLLLDEIEKAHPDIYNVLLQVMDHGTLTDNNGRKADFRNVIIIMTTNAGAEAMGKSVIGFTNRRETGDEMVDIKRMFTPEFRNRLDATISFRSLDEEIIMRVVDKFLMQLEDQLHEKKVDALFTDALRAHLAKHGFDPLMGARPMQRLIQDTIRRALADELLFGKLMNGGRVSVDVDAEDKVQLTFDEHPAPRNPNPEAVEVE; encoded by the coding sequence ATGATTGCCCAGGAACTGGAAGTCAGCCTGCACATGGCGTTCATGGAAGCACGCCAGGCGCGGCACGAGTTCATAACGGTCGAACATCTTTTGCTGGCACTGTTGGACAATCCGACAGCGGCGGAGGTGTTGCGTGCATGCGCGGCCAATATCGAGGATCTGCGCCAGAACCTGCGCAACTTCATACATGACAACACGCCGACCGTGCCTGGCACGGACGACGTCGACACGCAGCCCACGCTGGGTTTCCAGCGTGTGATCCAGCGCGCGATCATGCATGTACAGTCCACCTCGAACGGCAAGAAGGAAGTAACCGGCGCGAACGTGCTGGTTGCGATCTTCGGCGAGAAGGATTCGCATGCGGTGTACTACCTGCAACAGCAGGGCGTGACGCGTCTGGACGTGGTCAATTTCATCTCGCACGGCATCGCCAAGACGAGCAGCACGGACGCCGCGAAAGCGAGCGACGCGAATGCCGAGTCCGACGAAGCCGCCGCGCAGAAGGAAACACCACTCGCCCAGTTCACGGCGAACCTGAACCAGATGGCGAAAGACGGCCGCATCGATCCGCTGATCGGGCGCGAGTCGGAAGTCGAGCGTGTGGTGCAGGTGCTGTGTCGCCGGCGCAAGAATAATCCGCTACTGGTTGGTGAAGCGGGCGTCGGTAAGACCGCGATCGCTGAAGGCCTTGCATGGCGAATTACGCGCGGCGAAGTGCCCGACATCCTCGCGGATGCTCAGGTGTACTCGCTCGACATGGGCGCGCTGCTGGCCGGCACCAAATATCGTGGCGACTTCGAACAGCGTCTGAAGACGGTCCTCAAGGAATTGAAGGAACGTCCGCACGCGATTCTGTTCATCGACGAAATTCATACGCTGATCGGCGCGGGCGCTGCATCGGGCGGCACGCTGGACGCGTCGAACCTGCTGAAGCCGGCGCTGTCGTCGGGCACGCTCAAGTGCATCGGCGCGACCACGTTCACCGAATATCGCGGCATCTTCGAAAAAGACGCGGCACTGTCGCGTCGTTTCCAGAAGGTCGACGTGACCGAGCCGACCGTCGAGCAGACGGTAGCGATTCTGCGTGGCCTGAAGTCGCGTTTCGAAGAGCACCACGGCGTGAAGTATTCGTCGGGCGCGCTGTCGGCGGCGGCTGAGTTGTCGGCACGCTTCATCACGGATCGTCACTTGCCGGACAAGGCAATCGACGTGATCGACGAAGCGGGCGCCGCGCAACGCATCCTGCCGAAGTCGAAGCAGAAGAAGACCATCGGCAAGAACGAGATCGAAGAGATCATCTCGAAGATCGCCCGCGTCCCGCCGCAAAGCGTGTCGCAAGACGATCGCAGCAAGCTGCAAACGCTGGATCGCGATCTGAAGAGCGTGGTGTTCGGGCAAGACCCGGCTATCGACGCGCTGTCGGCCGCGATCAAGATGGCGCGTGCGGGTCTCGGCAAGCTGGACAAGCCGATCGGCGCGTTCCTGTTCTCCGGTCCCACGGGCGTCGGCAAGACGGAAGTGGCGAAGCAGCTGGCGTTCACGCTGGGCATCGAGCTGATTCGCTTCGACATGTCGGAATACATGGAGCGTCATGCGGTCAGCCGCTTGATCGGCGCGCCGCCGGGCTACGTCGGTTTCGATCAGGGCGGTCTGCTGACCGAAGCCGTCACGAAGAAGCCGCATTGCGTGCTGCTGCTCGACGAAATCGAGAAGGCGCATCCGGACATCTACAACGTGCTGCTGCAGGTCATGGACCACGGCACGCTGACGGATAACAACGGCCGCAAGGCGGATTTCCGCAACGTCATCATCATCATGACGACGAACGCGGGCGCCGAGGCAATGGGCAAGTCGGTGATCGGCTTCACGAATCGTCGGGAAACCGGCGACGAGATGGTCGACATCAAGCGCATGTTCACGCCGGAGTTCCGTAACCGTCTGGACGCAACGATCAGCTTCCGTTCGCTCGATGAAGAAATCATCATGCGCGTGGTCGACAAGTTCCTGATGCAGCTGGAAGATCAGTTGCACGAGAAGAAGGTCGACGCGCTCTTCACCGACGCGTTGCGCGCGCATCTCGCCAAGCACGGTTTCGATCCGTTGATGGGCGCACGGCCGATGCAGCGTCTGATCCAGGACACGATCCGTCGTGCGCTGGCCGACGAGTTGCTGTTCGGCAAGCTGATGAACGGCGGCCGCGTATCGGTCGACGTCGATGCGGAAGACAAGGTGCAGTTGACCTTCGACGAGCATCCGGCGCCGCGCAATCCGAATCCGGAAGCGGTCGAAGTCGAGTAA